Genomic DNA from Helicobacter pylori NQ4053:
AAATCTTCATCAAAAATGATATAAGAAACATGCTTTTTCAAGCCATAAGGCCCTATAAAGCCCGCTATTAACCCTGCTTTATTTAAATCTTCTTCATTGGCCTCTCTTAATTCTAGAGCGTTCGCCCCTATAATGTTCAAAGCATTTAGAGCTTTAACTTCCTCTAAATTGTCATCACCTCTAACAAAAAAGCACGCTAGGGTTTCTTTATCTTTATGGATCACTTTTTTAACAAGCGCTTTTAAAACAAAATAAGGCTCTGTTTTAAAAAACTCCGCCACGCTTTGTGCACTGGTGGTATTAGGGGTAGGGAATTTCGCTAATTGCGCTTTGGGGACATTTAAAGGCTCAGGCCTTTTAGAGCGTTTAGCGATTTCAATGTTGGCGGCATAATCGCAATTTTGACACACCACGATCGTGTCTTCCCCGCATTCTGTTAAAACGACAAATTCCCTACTTTTACTCCCTCCAATCGCCCCGCTATCCGCTTCCACGATGCGAAAATCCAAACCCAAATCGCTTAAAATTTCTTTATAAGCGCTCTGCGTGTTTAAAAATTCCTTATCCAAGCTTTCAGCGTCTTCATGAAAGCTGTAACCATCTTTCATGATAAATTCCCTCGCTCTCACCAACCCGAATCGTGGGCGGATTTCATCACGGAATTTCGTGTGGATTTGGTAGAGATGGACGGGCAATTGCTTGTAGCTTTTAATGAAATTAGCGGCAATTTCGGTGATATTTTCTTCTAAAGTGGGGCTTAAAACAAAATCATTGTCTTTTCGGTCTTTAAAAACCAGTAATTCCTTGCCGTATTTATCCAAACGGCCTGATTTTTCCCACAAACTCGCCAAAACCACAAAACTCATTAAAATATTTTGCGCCCCATGCTCTTGCATGCGTTTGTGCGTGATGTTTTCTATTTTGTCTAGCACTTTTTTAGCTAAAGGCAAAAAATTATAAATCCCGCTGCCTACTTGATAGATGTATCCTGCTTGAGCTAAGTGCTTATGGCTTTTTAACACGGCATCTTTTGGGGGTTCTTTGAGCGTTGGGGCAAAAAGTTTTGAAAATAGCATGCATTATTCCTCGTAATATTCGCATTTATAGAGATTCAAATTTTGGGCATGACAAGTGGTAGATTTGTCTAAATTAAACAAGTTTTTAATCGCGCCCACAAGCACATCGGATTCTTCTTTTTGGGCGTTCTTTTTTAAAGCGATGGTCGGGTGGTGCAAAAAGGTGTTGAAAGCGTTGTGCAAGATCTTTTCAATATTGCCTTCGTATTCTTTAGGCACGTAGCGTTTTTTGAGCGCCTTTTGCAATTCCTTTTGGGCTGAAATCCTAGCCAATTCCCTTAAATCCTTAATCAAAGGCTCTACTTCTAAACTTTGGATCCATTGGTAAAATTCCATTGTGGCAAGCCCTACAATCTCATAAGCTTTCGTTCTGCTTTCTTGCCTGTTTCCCACATTTTCTTTCACCATAGGCTCTAAATCATCCACGCTGTATAAGAAAATATTATTGCATACCGGCTTTTCAATATTTCGTGGCACGGCTAAATCAAACCAAAAACGCCTGAAAATCGTTTCTTTTAACAGGGAATTTCGCACGATAAAATTCGGCGAAGAAGTGGCGCAAAAAAGCAGTTCGTATTCATTGATATAAGCGCTTAAATTTTCTATATTTTGAAAGCTCACTTTTTTAGGCTCTTCTAATTCCTTGACAAAATCTTCAAATTTAGCCGCATTACGCCCTAAAATAAGCGCTTCAAATTGCTTGTTTAAAAGGTGCTTGATGACTAATTGAGCCATCTCGCCAAGCCCTATCACAAGAGCTTTTTTATCCTTAATCTTTTCTTTTTCAAAAATACTAAGCGCTTCTTTAACGGCTACTGAAGAGATGGAAACCCCTTGCTTGGAAATGCCGGTTAGATTGCGCACTTTAGCGGCGCATTTGAAAGCAAAATGGAGCAATCGGGTTAAATCTTTGGAGCAAAATTTCTCTTCAAAGGCGAATTTATAGGCGTTTTTCATCTGCCCTGTGATTTGAGTTTCCCCAACCACCAGGCTATCCAAACTGCTGCACACGCTAAAGACATGATGGACCGCACTTTCATCAGTATTGATTAAAACGCATTTTTCTAAATCAGACACGCTCATTTTTTTATTTTGAGCCAGGATTTTTAATAACGCGCTTTTTTGCTCATGAGTATTAGTGCCGTGTTTCAGGCTCGCATAGATTTCAAAGCGATTGCATGTGGATAGCACCATGCACTCTTTGATATTGGGGCAATGGTTTTTAATCGTTTGTAAAAATTCTTTAAGCGTTATGGGCGAATTGATAGCGAGTTTTTCGCGCATTTCTAAGCTCATGCTTTTATGCGTAAAGGCTAGGGTGAAATATTTTGACAAATGAGTTTCTAACTCCATTAAAAAGTCCTATAAATGACGTCTTGCGCTAGTTTTTCTAAAATCAAATTGTTTTCCCCTTTAATGGCTTCAAGGGCCTTTTTAGAATAAACTTGAGCGATTTTAAGGGTTTCTTCTATGATACCATGTTGCTTGAATTTTTCCTTAGTCCATTCTATGATTTCATGGCTATCTTGTTTGAAATAGGAAATTAAAAGCCCTTGTTCATGCGGATTCAATTTTTCATATAAAAGCAAGTAGGGTAGAGTGGTCTTGCCTTCTTTAAAATCGCTAAAATTGGGCTTACCTAGAGTGTTGGCGTCTTGAGTGATGTCTAATAAATCATCAATGATTTGGAACGCCATGCCAAAATGCAACCCAAAATCCGCATACATTTTGGCGTCTTTATTTAAAAGAATTGCCATGCTTTTTAAGCTCGCTTCTATGAAATGGGCGGTCTTGTCTTCTAAAATACGCCAGTATTTTTGTTTGTCGCTATTAAAACATTCCCCCACAAACACATCTTCAATCTCGCCCCTAGAGAGCCTTAAAACCGCATTAGAGAGGATTTGAGCGATGGATTTGCCCATTTTAGATAATTCAAAAAAGGCTTTAGAATAAAACACATCCCCAAGCATCACGGCGTTAAAATTCCCAAAAAGAGCGTTAATGCTGGGAAGTTTTCGGCGCATGGTCGCCTTGTCAATCACATCATCATGCAATAAAGAAGCGGTCTGTATCATTTCCACAATCGCGCACAAATTGAAGGCTTTATCTAATAAAATAGCGTCTGTTTTTTCGTCTAACAAAGCGAGCATGAGTTTGGAACGCAGCATCTTTGAAGGGCCAATCTTAGAAAACAATTCATCTATAAAGCCGCTTTCAATTTCCTTGATCCAAGAAGCGATTTTGTTTTGAATGGCTTTAAGTCGTTTTTCTTGCATGCAAATTCCTTAAGGCTCTTTAGGGGAAAAAACAAGGGGCATAAGGGCTAAAAATCTTAAAGTGGCTTTATCTTCTTTAAAATCTTTAAACACAAGCGACAGAACGCTGTTAGAAGAAAATTTTTCTTCAAAAACTTTGAGGTTGTAGGTGCTTCTCGCATGATCGGTGTATAAAATAAACTGGTAAGGGAAATGGTTAAAACGCATGTTGATGACTAAACCTTTATTAGCGTATAAAGTCCAATAGAGCGTGATTTCTTTGGTTTGTTCGTTAGAAGTGTCTTTGATAACGGCTCTAAACGCTTCATCTTTTTTTAATTCTAGCGTTTTATCGATCCCATAATCAAGTCCAAACGCCTTTAAAAAAACGAGGAATATCAAGCCATAGCGGATAAGCTCATTCATTCCCGCTGAGAATATTCGCCATGGATTGGATCACAATGTCTGTTTTTCTGCTCTCTATTTTTTGCTGCAACTCTTCATCCATTCTTAAAGCTTTAGCAAAAGATTCAAACTTTTCTTCCAAGCCTTCTTTTTCTATAAAAGTTTCCAAAAGAGCCAGAAGCTCTAAAAGCCTTTCTAGCTCTTTTTTAGAAAGCTTTTTGCTCGCATGAAAAATAATGTCATTCCACTTGTCTAAGGGGTTTCCCTCAAAAATTTCAAGTTCGCTATAATCTCTCATGCTGGCTTCTTTTTGTTGGCTTAAGCTAAATGGGCTTCTAGCATCCAAATGGATTTTTGCAACTTGGCTAATTGATCGTCCGCATAAGTTACGGTGACTTTATCGCCTTCTTTTTCAGCGGTGTTAGAAAGCTCTTTAAATTCTTTTTCTAGGTGTTTGTAATCACCTAGAATTTCTTTAAAGATGTCTTTAGAGTGGAAGCTCGTTTTAGTTTCTTCTTTAACACGAGTGAGTTTGAGCGCTTCGGATAAAGTGACTAAGGGGTGGTGTCCTAATTGAGCGATCCTTTCAGCGAGATCATCAAACATGTCCGCAAATTCTTCATAAATTTCTTCAGTGGCTTTATGCACATTGAAAAAATCAGTGCCTTTCACATTCCAATGGAAGTTATGCACTTTCATAAACAACACGATCGCATCCGCTTGCAAATGTTTTAAAATTTCAAATGTTTTCATCAAAAGTCCTTTTTTTATAAAATGTTTTAGGCTTTTATTTTCATAAAAACCTTGATCGCTATCCTACACCAAAAGAGTTAATAAAAAATTTTTTTGATCTTATTTTTGTCAAAAACTGATAAACCCTATTCAATTTAATATTCTTTAATCTTTTTAAAATTTTGTTTTATCGTAAAACTCATTTTTTAAGGGGGGATAATTATCCAAATTAAGAAGCGTTAAGAATCCTAATTTCAAAGGTTTTTTCTTGATTTTCTAATAGCGCAATGCTCCCTTCATGGGCCTTAACGACTTGTAAAGACAGGGCTAACCCTAGGCCATTACCCTTTAATTTAGTGGTTTCAAAAGGCTCAAATAAAGCGCTTTTGTTTTCCACTTCCTTGCCATTATCAATAATGGTGAAGACAATAAATTCATTTTGAATGAACGCTTCAATTTTGACTTGACCCTGTTCGCTCTCTTCTAAGGCTTCAATCGCATCAATAGCGTTATACAAGAAATTTTGCAACACAATCCCCATTAAATCAAAGTCAAAAAACCCTTCTTCATCGCTAAAATTAAAAAGAAAATCAATGTCTTTAGAGTAAGTGTAGCAATTTAGGGCTTCTTTGAGATCGCTCTCTAGCGTTTTCAAACTTTGCTTGGTGCGGTTGGCTTGAATGCCTTTAGAAAAAAGCAAGGTGGCTTTAATAATCCTTTCTACGCGCCATAAAGCTTTTTGCAATTCTACAACAATGGGCTTAGTCTTTTCGTTCGCATGCTTTAATAACACCGAAGCTAAAAGAGAGATAGAGCCTACGGGGTTTCTGATCTCATGGGCCAAATGCGCTGAGATTTTCCCCATAGAAGCGAGCCGCTCTTGGCGTTTTTGAGCGCTAATATCGGTTGCGGTGATGATTTGCTTGCCCTGAATGCTGTTTTGCTGGACTAAATAGCTTTTATTTTCATGTTCAATTTCGGTGTTAAAATTTCCTAATTTAGCCTTATTGAACACCTCATGGCTTTGATTGGCTAAAGAATTTTTATAAAAAAAGCTCCCGTTTTCATTCATCACCCAAATCGCTTGCGGTAAAATCTCTATGACCCATTCATAAAGGGCTTTATAATCCTTAAACTCCTTTTCCACCTTGTAGCTTTGTAAAATGAATTGGTTTAAAAGCTCTAATAACTCTTGCATGTCTTTTTTGTTGGAAAAATTTTCTAATAAATCTTCGCTCTCTTTGGGTTTAAAATTTTCTAATGAAATCACATTATTTTCGTTTTCTAACAACCCCTTGAAAGAAGAAGCCTTATCAGAGCGTTTTAAATGGGGGCGTTTCAAAGGGGAGTTTTTCAAGTGCTTGGATTTTTTCATGGTTTTTGTTTTTCTTGCTCTTTTAAGAAATTAAACAGCATTTCGCTATAACCAAAATTCCCGCTCAATTCTTTAGAAAGCGTGTCCTTATACATGGACGCATAAATTTCATCGCCTGGGGCTTTAGGATACAAGGGGTTATCCATTTTCATAGCGCTATCTAGCATGAATTTTAAAAGCAGCGCTTCAAAAGAATCGGTTTGCTCTTTGAGGAGCTTGTCGTTTTTATTTTGAGCCAACGCTTTTAATCTCTCTTCACTCGCTAATTTAGAAACGTTGTATTGCTCTAACATGGCTTTATTGTTGTTTATCATAGTATCTCCATTTCAGCGCTAATCGCACCGCTTTTTTTTAGGGCTTGCAAGATTGAAACCATCCCCTTAGCGCTCACGCCAATTTTTTGTAAGGCTTTTACCACCCCGGCAATGGTGATGCTTTTCCCGTTAGAGCTCAGCGTGTTGTGAGCGGTGTCTAAGGACATGTTATTGTCTAAATCCTGCGTGTTTTTAGAGTCATTTAAAGGCTCTTTAGTGATTTTAAGCGTGATGTCTTGGCTTGTAACCACTATAGGATGCACTATTATATCCACTCCTGAAACGATCGTGCCTGATTTTTCATCTACAATGATCTTATTTTTCGCGCTGTAATTAATAGGGATTTCTTGCACTAAGGCTAAAAACTCTACCATAGAAAGACGCTCTGGGCGGGTGATTTGAATGGTTTTTGGATCTAACGCTATCGCTACTTTATTGCCAAATACCTTATTTAAAGTGTTTTGCACTTGGATAGCGTTTTTAAAATTGGGGTTTTTCAGGCTTAAAACCATAGCGTTTTTATGGAACAAATCATACGAAACTTCCCTTTCAATAGTCGCTCCGTTGATGATATTGGCTGAGAGCAAGTTATTAGAATTACCCGAAACGATAGCCCCTTGAGCGAGGGCGTAAATATTCCCATCTACCGCATTTAAAGGAGTCATCACCAAAGTCCCTCCCTGAATGGATTTCGCATCGCCAATAGAAGAAATGTGAATATCAATTTTATCGCCCTGTCTTGCAAAGGGGGGCAAGGAGGCTGTAATCATCACGGCAGCGACATTTTTAGATTTAATATCATCTGCAGAGATTTTGACATTCACGCTCTCTAGCATGTTAGAAATGGATTGCATGGTGAATTTTGAGCCGGATTTATCCCCTGTGCCATTTAAGCCAATCACAAGCCCATAACCAATCAGTTGGTTATCCCTTACGCCCACCACGCTCGCTATATCGCCTATTTTTTCGGCCAAAAGCTCGTGGAAAGCTAATACAAAAATAAGACACAAAAACACCCGTTTCAATCAAACCCTTTCTTTATTCCCTAAATTCTAATTATTTTAGCATAAGCCTTTTATAAAAACTTTAAACCTAATTGAGCGCATTTTTATGCTATACTCAAAAATCTTATAAACTTTAAATCAAAGATTTTAATTTTAGCCTTTTATCAGCTTAAAGTTTCAAATTAAAATTAAATTGAGGTATGAATCTCCCATGGAATTGAATCAACCACCACTCCCTACAGAAATTGATGATGACGCTTATCATAAGCCGAGTTTTAATGATTTGGGCTTAAAAGAATCGGTTTTAAAATCCGTCTATGAAGCCGGTTTCACTTCCCCAAGCCCCATTCAAGAAAAGGCCATTCCGGCTGTTTTGCAAGGCCGAGATGTCATCGCACAAGCCCAAACAGGCACAGGAAAAACCGCCGCTTTCGCTCTGCCCATTATCAACAACCTTAAAAACAACCACACCATAGAGGCCTTAGTGATCACGCCCACTAGAGAATTAGCCATGCAAATTAGCGATGAGATTTTTAAATTGGGCAAACACACCAGGACTAAAACCGTGTGCGTGTATGGAGGCCAGAGCGTTAAAAAACAATGCGAATTTATTAAGAAAAACCCCCAAGTGATGATCGCTACACCAGGAAGATTGCTCGATCACTTAAAGAACGAGCGCATCCATAAATTTGTGCCTAAAGTGGTCGTTTTAGATGAAAGCGATGAAATGCTAGATATGGGGTTTTTAGATGATATTGAAGAGATTTTTGACTATCTCCCTAGCGAAGCGCAGATTTTGCTTTTTTCAGCCACGATGCCAGA
This window encodes:
- the hemA gene encoding glutamyl-tRNA reductase translates to MELETHLSKYFTLAFTHKSMSLEMREKLAINSPITLKEFLQTIKNHCPNIKECMVLSTCNRFEIYASLKHGTNTHEQKSALLKILAQNKKMSVSDLEKCVLINTDESAVHHVFSVCSSLDSLVVGETQITGQMKNAYKFAFEEKFCSKDLTRLLHFAFKCAAKVRNLTGISKQGVSISSVAVKEALSIFEKEKIKDKKALVIGLGEMAQLVIKHLLNKQFEALILGRNAAKFEDFVKELEEPKKVSFQNIENLSAYINEYELLFCATSSPNFIVRNSLLKETIFRRFWFDLAVPRNIEKPVCNNIFLYSVDDLEPMVKENVGNRQESRTKAYEIVGLATMEFYQWIQSLEVEPLIKDLRELARISAQKELQKALKKRYVPKEYEGNIEKILHNAFNTFLHHPTIALKKNAQKEESDVLVGAIKNLFNLDKSTTCHAQNLNLYKCEYYEE
- the dps gene encoding DNA starvation/stationary phase protection protein, whose translation is MKTFEILKHLQADAIVLFMKVHNFHWNVKGTDFFNVHKATEEIYEEFADMFDDLAERIAQLGHHPLVTLSEALKLTRVKEETKTSFHSKDIFKEILGDYKHLEKEFKELSNTAEKEGDKVTVTYADDQLAKLQKSIWMLEAHLA
- a CDS encoding polyprenyl synthetase family protein, with the translated sequence MQEKRLKAIQNKIASWIKEIESGFIDELFSKIGPSKMLRSKLMLALLDEKTDAILLDKAFNLCAIVEMIQTASLLHDDVIDKATMRRKLPSINALFGNFNAVMLGDVFYSKAFFELSKMGKSIAQILSNAVLRLSRGEIEDVFVGECFNSDKQKYWRILEDKTAHFIEASLKSMAILLNKDAKMYADFGLHFGMAFQIIDDLLDITQDANTLGKPNFSDFKEGKTTLPYLLLYEKLNPHEQGLLISYFKQDSHEIIEWTKEKFKQHGIIEETLKIAQVYSKKALEAIKGENNLILEKLAQDVIYRTF
- the proS gene encoding proline--tRNA ligase is translated as MLFSKLFAPTLKEPPKDAVLKSHKHLAQAGYIYQVGSGIYNFLPLAKKVLDKIENITHKRMQEHGAQNILMSFVVLASLWEKSGRLDKYGKELLVFKDRKDNDFVLSPTLEENITEIAANFIKSYKQLPVHLYQIHTKFRDEIRPRFGLVRAREFIMKDGYSFHEDAESLDKEFLNTQSAYKEILSDLGLDFRIVEADSGAIGGSKSREFVVLTECGEDTIVVCQNCDYAANIEIAKRSKRPEPLNVPKAQLAKFPTPNTTSAQSVAEFFKTEPYFVLKALVKKVIHKDKETLACFFVRGDDNLEEVKALNALNIIGANALELREANEEDLNKAGLIAGFIGPYGLKKHVSYIIFDEDLKESDCLIVGANEKDFHAVGVDLKGFENLVHADIVQVKESDCCPNCQGALKYHKSLEVGHIFKLGQGYAKSLKASFLDKNGKEQFFEMGCYGIGISRLLSAILEQKSDDLGCVWTKNTAPFDVVIVVSNWKDEAQKKLAFEVYERLLQKGVDALLDDRDARFGAKMRDFELIGERLALIIGKQTLENKEFECIKRANLEKQTLKDIELEEKILEMLASE
- a CDS encoding DUF2018 family protein → MRDYSELEIFEGNPLDKWNDIIFHASKKLSKKELERLLELLALLETFIEKEGLEEKFESFAKALRMDEELQQKIESRKTDIVIQSMANILSGNE
- a CDS encoding flagellar basal body P-ring protein FlgI; the encoded protein is MKRVFLCLIFVLAFHELLAEKIGDIASVVGVRDNQLIGYGLVIGLNGTGDKSGSKFTMQSISNMLESVNVKISADDIKSKNVAAVMITASLPPFARQGDKIDIHISSIGDAKSIQGGTLVMTPLNAVDGNIYALAQGAIVSGNSNNLLSANIINGATIEREVSYDLFHKNAMVLSLKNPNFKNAIQVQNTLNKVFGNKVAIALDPKTIQITRPERLSMVEFLALVQEIPINYSAKNKIIVDEKSGTIVSGVDIIVHPIVVTSQDITLKITKEPLNDSKNTQDLDNNMSLDTAHNTLSSNGKSITIAGVVKALQKIGVSAKGMVSILQALKKSGAISAEMEIL
- the flgS gene encoding acid survival sensor histidine kinase, translating into MKKSKHLKNSPLKRPHLKRSDKASSFKGLLENENNVISLENFKPKESEDLLENFSNKKDMQELLELLNQFILQSYKVEKEFKDYKALYEWVIEILPQAIWVMNENGSFFYKNSLANQSHEVFNKAKLGNFNTEIEHENKSYLVQQNSIQGKQIITATDISAQKRQERLASMGKISAHLAHEIRNPVGSISLLASVLLKHANEKTKPIVVELQKALWRVERIIKATLLFSKGIQANRTKQSLKTLESDLKEALNCYTYSKDIDFLFNFSDEEGFFDFDLMGIVLQNFLYNAIDAIEALEESEQGQVKIEAFIQNEFIVFTIIDNGKEVENKSALFEPFETTKLKGNGLGLALSLQVVKAHEGSIALLENQEKTFEIRILNAS